The Hahella sp. HNIBRBA332 genome window below encodes:
- a CDS encoding bifunctional diguanylate cyclase/phosphodiesterase: protein MKKLLPADLPPERLRGLLDAIDAAYLQADEERSMLERALELSSQELTKRNQELKQQLQEISTTKQELENSVSLLNATLNSTCDGIIVFDQDNRVIACNNVFLKMFDMQQEVAENINKHHIRPYLREKVKNLDELTRLWEFNKRFNQRSSYCLLEMKDGRFIDCYTNPRIHEGKVLGRVWSLSDITELKRSEQQALFHSYHDNLTGLPNRTLFHERLTHAIERRGGQQRDLAVMFLDLDGFKDINDSTGLETGDQLLQMAAQRIKETLPAETTVARYGGDEFIVLLENIKTSFEATLISERLRTAIDRPFMVGDQTFHLTCSIGIALYPTDSRDADALIRKADMAMNHAKSRGRNNCQFFADEFEILTSHRLRIRNNLKSALEKNEFDLLYQPKIALHSNMIIGVEALIRWRRPSGELVSPAEFIPAAEENGLIIDIGNWVTEEACKQLQRWGRENHHDFSVAINISPFHFQHADILSTITQALRRYSVRPELLEIELTESALMEDIEHTIAILGELRKLGISCSVDDFGAGYSSLNYLKRLPVDTLKIDKMFIDDITKSQRDLALVDTMINLAHHLDMLVVAEGVETEETVHLLKEKHCDLAQGYYFSRPVSGKMISEMLTTRLQDRA, encoded by the coding sequence TTGAAAAAACTTTTACCCGCCGACCTTCCACCGGAGCGTCTGCGCGGGCTTCTGGACGCTATCGACGCGGCGTACCTGCAGGCCGACGAAGAGCGCAGCATGCTCGAACGGGCCCTGGAACTGTCTTCGCAGGAACTCACCAAGCGCAATCAAGAACTAAAACAGCAATTACAGGAGATCTCCACGACCAAACAGGAGTTGGAGAACTCAGTCTCCCTGCTTAACGCCACCCTCAACTCCACCTGTGACGGCATTATTGTGTTCGACCAGGACAACCGGGTGATCGCCTGCAATAACGTGTTTCTGAAAATGTTCGACATGCAGCAGGAAGTGGCGGAAAACATCAACAAGCATCACATCCGTCCCTATTTGCGGGAAAAAGTGAAAAACCTGGATGAGCTGACCCGTCTTTGGGAGTTCAATAAGCGCTTTAACCAGCGCTCCAGTTACTGTTTGCTGGAAATGAAAGACGGCCGTTTCATCGACTGCTACACCAATCCGCGCATTCATGAAGGCAAAGTCCTCGGCCGGGTGTGGAGTCTGAGCGATATCACGGAACTCAAGCGCAGCGAGCAGCAGGCGCTGTTTCACTCCTATCACGATAATCTGACCGGCCTGCCCAATCGCACCCTGTTCCACGAGCGCCTCACTCACGCGATCGAGCGGCGCGGCGGTCAGCAGCGGGATCTGGCGGTCATGTTTCTGGATCTCGACGGCTTCAAGGACATCAACGACTCCACTGGGCTGGAAACCGGCGACCAGTTGCTGCAGATGGCCGCGCAGCGCATCAAGGAGACCCTGCCGGCGGAGACGACTGTCGCCCGTTACGGCGGTGACGAGTTCATCGTCCTGCTGGAAAACATCAAAACATCCTTCGAAGCCACTCTGATTTCCGAGCGCCTGCGTACTGCTATTGATCGTCCTTTCATGGTGGGCGATCAGACTTTCCATTTGACCTGCTCGATCGGCATCGCTCTGTACCCGACCGACAGTCGCGACGCCGACGCCTTGATCCGTAAAGCGGACATGGCGATGAATCACGCCAAGAGCCGCGGCCGCAACAATTGCCAGTTCTTCGCTGACGAATTCGAGATTCTCACCTCCCATCGCCTGAGGATTCGCAACAATCTCAAATCGGCGCTGGAAAAGAATGAGTTCGACTTGCTATACCAGCCGAAAATCGCCCTGCACAGCAATATGATCATCGGCGTCGAAGCTTTGATACGTTGGCGTCGGCCAAGCGGAGAATTGGTCTCTCCGGCGGAGTTTATTCCCGCGGCGGAAGAAAACGGTCTGATCATTGATATCGGCAATTGGGTCACCGAGGAAGCCTGCAAGCAATTACAGCGTTGGGGGCGGGAAAATCACCATGACTTTTCCGTCGCCATCAATATTTCCCCCTTTCACTTTCAGCACGCCGATATCCTGAGCACCATCACTCAGGCCCTGCGACGTTATTCCGTGCGCCCCGAGCTGCTGGAAATCGAGCTGACGGAGAGCGCCTTGATGGAGGACATCGAACACACCATCGCGATACTGGGAGAGCTGCGCAAGCTGGGCATCAGTTGTTCTGTGGATGATTTCGGCGCCGGTTATTCTTCTTTGAATTACCTCAAGCGGCTGCCTGTGGATACACTGAAAATCGACAAAATGTTCATCGACGACATCACCAAATCACAACGGGATCTGGCGCTGGTCGACACCATGATCAACCTGGCTCACCACCTGGATATGCTGGTGGTGGCGGAAGGTGTAGAGACGGAAGAAACCGTTCATCTGCTCAAAGAAAAACACTGCGATCTGGCCCAGGGCTACTATTTCAGCCGTCCGGTCAGCGGCAAAATGATCAGTGAGATGCTGACCACCCGCCTGCAGGATCGCGCCTGA
- a CDS encoding AMP-binding protein: MELHTHIPTPLQRLYHWEKSRPGDVFMTQPMGDNLSVDYTFQRTAQEVRRMAAYLRSLGLPEDAKVAILSKNCAHWIMSDLAIWMAGYVSVPLYPTLSAESVRQILEHSEAKVLFVGKLDDWDSMKAGVPDDIRCISYPLSPPNDFPTWDDIVAKTHPLEESPPRKHEELATIVYTSGSTGMPKGVMLSFNNLAFAADGVVNFLDVGSHERMLSYLPLSHVFERFVVEMGALYTGFHVFFAESLDTFVRDLKAAKPTLFLAVPRIWTKFQAGVLSKMPEEKLNLLLKIPGVSHLIRKKVLKGLGLEYVRFAGSGSAPLSQDILSWYRRLGLELLEGYGMSENFAYSHMTKPGRTKVGFVGEALPGVDVRVGSDGEVLVKSPATMMGYYKEPDKTAEALTEDGFLRTGDLGEVDDLGRLKLTGRKKELFKTSKGKYVAPAPIENRIISHPQIEMVCVAGSDYPQPHCLVMLSDDAYPKRSNPDFRQTLEKSLQTLLQDVNAAVDPHERLQFLAVVSEQWTIENNFLTPTMKLKRNVIEEAYKPHLEQWYSAKAPVIWQ; encoded by the coding sequence ATGGAGCTGCATACGCATATTCCCACCCCATTGCAACGTCTTTACCACTGGGAAAAAAGCCGCCCCGGCGATGTTTTCATGACCCAGCCGATGGGCGATAACCTTTCAGTCGATTACACCTTTCAACGGACTGCGCAGGAAGTGAGGCGCATGGCGGCGTATCTGCGTTCGCTGGGATTGCCTGAAGACGCCAAGGTGGCCATCCTGTCGAAGAACTGCGCCCACTGGATCATGAGCGATCTGGCCATCTGGATGGCGGGCTATGTTTCGGTTCCTTTGTATCCGACGTTGAGTGCGGAAAGTGTTCGGCAGATTCTGGAGCACAGTGAGGCCAAGGTGCTATTCGTTGGCAAACTGGATGACTGGGACAGCATGAAAGCCGGCGTTCCGGATGATATTCGCTGCATTTCCTACCCACTGAGCCCCCCCAACGACTTTCCTACCTGGGACGATATTGTCGCCAAGACGCACCCTCTGGAGGAAAGCCCGCCCCGGAAGCACGAAGAGCTGGCCACCATTGTCTACACCTCTGGCTCTACAGGTATGCCGAAAGGCGTGATGCTGTCGTTCAATAATCTGGCGTTTGCGGCGGATGGCGTCGTGAATTTTCTGGACGTCGGCTCCCATGAGCGAATGCTCTCGTATCTGCCGCTGTCACATGTATTTGAACGTTTTGTGGTGGAGATGGGCGCTCTGTACACGGGATTCCACGTGTTTTTCGCCGAATCCCTGGACACCTTCGTGCGCGATTTGAAAGCGGCCAAGCCCACTTTGTTCCTGGCGGTGCCGCGCATCTGGACCAAGTTTCAGGCGGGCGTTCTGAGCAAAATGCCGGAAGAAAAGCTGAATCTCCTGCTGAAGATCCCCGGCGTATCGCACCTGATCAGAAAGAAAGTGCTGAAAGGCTTGGGACTGGAGTATGTGAGATTCGCCGGCAGCGGTTCTGCGCCCCTGTCACAGGATATTCTCAGCTGGTATCGCCGGTTGGGGCTGGAGCTGCTGGAAGGTTATGGCATGTCGGAAAACTTCGCCTACTCCCATATGACCAAACCGGGACGCACCAAAGTGGGGTTTGTTGGTGAGGCGTTGCCCGGCGTGGATGTGCGAGTAGGATCGGACGGGGAAGTCTTGGTGAAAAGCCCCGCCACCATGATGGGGTATTACAAGGAGCCGGATAAAACCGCGGAGGCTCTCACCGAAGATGGCTTTTTACGCACCGGCGATCTCGGCGAGGTGGACGATCTTGGCCGCCTGAAGCTGACCGGGCGCAAGAAAGAACTGTTTAAGACCAGTAAGGGCAAGTATGTAGCGCCCGCGCCGATTGAGAACCGCATCATCAGCCATCCGCAGATAGAGATGGTTTGTGTGGCTGGCTCCGACTATCCGCAGCCTCATTGTCTGGTCATGCTGTCTGATGACGCCTATCCGAAGCGGTCGAATCCAGATTTTCGTCAGACATTAGAGAAGAGTCTGCAAACCCTGTTGCAGGACGTCAACGCCGCCGTTGATCCTCATGAGCGTCTGCAGTTTCTGGCGGTGGTGTCTGAGCAATGGACCATCGAAAACAATTTCCTGACGCCCACCATGAAACTGAAACGCAATGTCATTGAAGAGGCCTATAAGCCGCATCTGGAGCAATGGTATAGCGCTAAAGCGCCAGTCATCTGGCAATAG
- a CDS encoding FIST signal transduction protein, with product MHIQQFIRKNGQWMTPLPDQPDHDTVLLLCFGRQSFLFSDDVDSALRCSFPQARLVGCSTAGEIMGTKVLENTLTVTALSFSRATIAVVSSPVQDNSDSRTVGRNVAHQLPPEGLRHVLLLSDGLKVNGSELVQGAQDALPQRVKITGGLAGDYEDFTDTSVWVDAPTSEGLVAAIGFYGDSLRIGYGSMGGWDAFGPDWRISKSERNKLFELDKHSALALYKDYLGDYANGLPATALLFPLLVKLADNHYVVRTILGINEAEQSMTFAGDMPQGAAARFMKANFERLVEGAASAAEQSRFSGGRQPQLALLVSCVGRKMVLKQRTEEEVESVREVLGSDTAICGFYSYGEISPVINGVGCSLHNQTMTITTISED from the coding sequence ATGCACATTCAACAATTCATCCGGAAAAACGGTCAGTGGATGACGCCCCTCCCAGACCAGCCGGATCATGACACGGTTTTGCTGCTCTGCTTCGGTCGGCAATCCTTTCTGTTTTCCGATGACGTTGACTCCGCCTTACGTTGTAGTTTCCCTCAGGCGCGATTAGTTGGCTGCTCCACTGCCGGTGAAATCATGGGGACCAAAGTGTTGGAGAACACACTGACCGTCACAGCGCTCAGCTTCTCCCGTGCGACTATCGCTGTCGTCTCCAGCCCTGTTCAAGACAATTCAGATAGCCGCACTGTCGGTCGCAATGTTGCGCACCAATTGCCGCCAGAAGGGCTGCGCCATGTGCTGTTATTGTCGGACGGCTTGAAGGTCAACGGCTCCGAACTGGTGCAAGGCGCGCAGGACGCCCTCCCTCAGAGAGTCAAGATTACTGGCGGGCTCGCTGGGGATTATGAAGACTTCACCGACACGTCGGTCTGGGTTGACGCGCCGACGTCTGAGGGGTTGGTGGCGGCTATCGGTTTCTACGGCGACTCATTACGCATCGGTTATGGCTCCATGGGCGGCTGGGATGCGTTCGGTCCCGATTGGCGCATCAGCAAATCCGAGCGCAATAAACTGTTTGAACTGGATAAACATAGCGCGCTCGCCCTTTATAAAGATTACCTGGGCGATTACGCTAACGGGCTACCGGCCACCGCACTGCTGTTTCCCCTACTGGTCAAGCTCGCCGATAATCACTATGTTGTGAGAACGATTCTCGGCATCAATGAAGCGGAACAATCCATGACCTTCGCCGGCGATATGCCCCAAGGCGCCGCCGCCCGTTTTATGAAGGCCAATTTCGAGCGACTGGTGGAAGGCGCCGCCTCAGCGGCGGAGCAAAGCCGTTTCTCTGGCGGACGACAACCGCAACTGGCGTTGCTGGTCAGTTGCGTCGGCCGCAAAATGGTGCTGAAGCAGCGCACGGAAGAGGAAGTGGAAAGCGTCCGTGAAGTTCTTGGCTCCGACACCGCTATCTGCGGTTTTTATTCCTATGGCGAAATCAGTCCGGTAATCAATGGAGTTGGCTGCTCCCTGCATAACCAGACGATGACGATTACCACAATCAGCGAAGACTAA
- a CDS encoding threonine/serine dehydratase, with the protein MKDQVVDIRDIFKARQTVSRNLKPTQLLRYESLSRLIGADIYIKHENHNPTASQKIRGAVNLAWELRRNGVTRIVTAANGASGVALACAARLFNMSALVVVPEKSPLLLIQSIQDQGAEVRANGIDFPESLRIARRMEENGDFYFVHPANEMQFIHGCATAALEVIEELPEADVAIGSVGMGGCIASTLAASSVLSPKLKVIGVQAESAPAAYLSWKTGALQRQESRTFSQELGMSKAFETPFSLYTEALTDFVLLPEHRLYEGVALAAHHTRQMVDAVGGAPIMAAYLLRQKLRSKTVVLFMSSGVATADELEEAYTLSAFRSGKPEEL; encoded by the coding sequence ATGAAGGACCAAGTCGTTGATATTCGCGACATATTCAAAGCCCGTCAAACGGTTTCGCGTAATCTCAAACCAACTCAATTGCTACGCTATGAGAGCCTCTCCAGGCTGATTGGCGCGGATATCTACATCAAACACGAGAATCATAACCCCACCGCCAGCCAAAAAATACGCGGCGCCGTCAATCTTGCGTGGGAATTGCGGCGCAATGGCGTCACCCGCATTGTCACCGCCGCCAACGGGGCTTCAGGGGTGGCGCTGGCGTGCGCCGCCCGCCTGTTCAACATGAGTGCGCTGGTGGTGGTTCCAGAAAAAAGTCCGCTGTTATTGATTCAATCCATACAGGATCAGGGGGCGGAAGTCCGCGCCAACGGTATCGATTTTCCAGAATCGTTACGCATCGCGCGTCGCATGGAGGAAAACGGCGATTTTTACTTCGTGCACCCCGCTAACGAGATGCAGTTCATTCATGGTTGCGCTACCGCCGCTTTGGAGGTGATTGAGGAATTGCCTGAAGCGGATGTGGCGATTGGTTCCGTGGGAATGGGCGGATGCATTGCCTCCACGCTGGCCGCGTCGAGCGTCCTCAGTCCCAAGTTGAAAGTGATTGGCGTGCAGGCGGAGTCGGCGCCGGCCGCATATTTGTCCTGGAAAACCGGCGCGTTGCAACGTCAGGAGAGTCGCACGTTTTCACAAGAGCTGGGTATGAGTAAAGCCTTTGAAACGCCATTCAGTCTGTATACGGAAGCGCTAACGGATTTTGTTTTGTTGCCGGAACACAGGTTGTACGAGGGCGTGGCGTTGGCGGCGCATCACACCCGACAAATGGTGGATGCAGTGGGTGGTGCGCCGATCATGGCGGCTTATCTGCTCCGACAAAAGCTACGCAGCAAGACGGTGGTGCTGTTTATGAGTAGTGGCGTGGCGACGGCGGACGAACTGGAGGAAGCTTACACCTTATCCGCCTTTCGTAGCGGTAAACCGGAGGAACTTTAA
- a CDS encoding ABC transporter substrate-binding protein — translation MSKKLLVGLLSLLPFMSPAALAADEKFVAITQIVEHPALDACRKGVQDELAERGFKVGENLKWMYESAQGNPTTANQIAKKFAGEEPDVIVAIATPSAITAAAAARNTPVVFSAVTDPLGAKLVKTLKKPGGKVTGTMDMLPIDKHLQLVKRIVPDVKTIGTIYNPGEANSVSLVERLKEESASAGLILREAAVTKSSEILNAARSLVGKVDAIYLLTDNTVISGVEAVIKVGEQNKLPVIAADTDTVTRGAIAAYGFNYYDVGRQTGGIVADILEGKAPGDIDVQGVEKLELYLNPGAAERMGVKLDPKLSEEAKEIVGG, via the coding sequence ATGTCGAAGAAATTGTTGGTGGGCTTGTTGTCCTTGTTACCCTTCATGAGTCCGGCGGCTCTGGCTGCTGACGAGAAATTCGTAGCCATCACCCAGATTGTCGAGCATCCCGCTTTGGACGCCTGCCGTAAGGGCGTGCAGGACGAACTCGCCGAGAGAGGTTTCAAAGTTGGCGAAAACCTGAAGTGGATGTACGAAAGCGCTCAGGGCAACCCGACTACCGCCAACCAGATCGCCAAGAAATTCGCGGGTGAAGAGCCTGACGTAATCGTCGCCATCGCCACGCCTTCCGCGATCACCGCCGCAGCGGCCGCACGCAACACGCCAGTCGTTTTCTCCGCTGTTACCGATCCTCTGGGAGCAAAACTGGTCAAGACGCTGAAAAAGCCTGGCGGTAAAGTCACCGGCACCATGGATATGCTGCCCATCGACAAGCACCTGCAACTGGTAAAACGCATTGTTCCTGATGTGAAAACCATCGGCACCATTTATAACCCTGGCGAAGCCAACTCTGTCTCTCTGGTGGAAAGGTTGAAAGAAGAAAGCGCGAGCGCTGGCCTGATTCTGCGTGAGGCCGCCGTCACCAAGAGTTCAGAGATTCTGAACGCAGCGCGCTCACTGGTAGGAAAAGTCGACGCCATTTACCTGCTGACTGACAACACCGTTATTTCCGGCGTGGAAGCGGTGATCAAAGTCGGCGAGCAGAATAAGCTGCCGGTCATCGCCGCCGACACTGACACCGTCACCCGCGGCGCCATCGCCGCTTATGGTTTTAACTACTACGATGTAGGCAGACAAACCGGCGGTATCGTAGCGGATATTCTTGAAGGCAAAGCCCCTGGCGATATCGACGTACAAGGCGTTGAAAAGCTGGAGCTTTATCTGAACCCTGGCGCCGCTGAGCGCATGGGCGTCAAACTGGACCCCAAATTGTCTGAAGAAGCCAAGGAAATCGTAGGCGGCTGA
- a CDS encoding ABC transporter permease, with translation MSQIAFLGAIEVGLVFALVAFGVFLSFRILDFPDLTVDGSFPLGGAVCATLITFGWNPWLATLAAITAGAMAGGVTAWLNVRLKILHLLASILTMMALYSINLRIMGKPNVALLGEPTVLSVFDTLGVKYYYAAPIGFAVVVIAVAGFLLFFLKSELGLAMRAAGANPHMAKAQGINTGFMIMVGMALSNGLVALAGALFAQSTGNADITMGVGVILVGLASVIGGEALLTPRTILLALLGCVIGSILYRLAVAAALNTDFLGLQAQDLNLITAALVAMAIVLPTAKRAVFKPTGRP, from the coding sequence TTGTCCCAAATCGCTTTTCTTGGCGCTATTGAAGTCGGCCTTGTATTCGCCCTCGTCGCCTTCGGCGTGTTTCTGTCTTTCCGCATCCTGGACTTCCCAGACCTCACCGTCGACGGCAGCTTCCCTTTAGGCGGAGCGGTGTGCGCCACCCTGATTACGTTTGGCTGGAATCCCTGGCTGGCCACGCTTGCGGCGATTACTGCCGGCGCGATGGCGGGCGGCGTCACCGCCTGGTTGAACGTAAGGCTCAAGATACTGCATTTGTTGGCCTCCATACTGACCATGATGGCGTTGTACTCCATTAATTTGCGCATCATGGGCAAACCCAATGTCGCTTTGTTGGGCGAGCCTACCGTCCTCAGCGTATTTGATACTCTGGGCGTTAAGTATTACTACGCCGCCCCTATTGGCTTTGCTGTCGTAGTTATCGCCGTCGCCGGTTTTCTGTTGTTCTTTCTGAAGTCAGAGCTGGGTCTGGCCATGCGCGCTGCGGGCGCCAATCCGCATATGGCCAAAGCGCAAGGGATTAATACCGGTTTCATGATTATGGTGGGCATGGCGCTGTCCAACGGGTTGGTGGCGCTGGCGGGCGCCTTGTTCGCGCAATCCACAGGAAACGCGGACATCACCATGGGGGTTGGCGTGATTCTGGTCGGCCTGGCGTCGGTCATTGGCGGCGAAGCGCTCTTGACGCCTCGCACGATTCTGTTGGCGCTGCTGGGCTGCGTCATCGGCTCCATACTCTATCGTCTGGCCGTGGCGGCCGCCCTCAACACTGACTTTCTGGGTCTGCAGGCGCAGGACCTCAATTTGATCACCGCCGCTCTGGTGGCCATGGCGATTGTTCTGCCTACCGCCAAGCGCGCCGTATTCAAACCCACAGGGAGGCCTTAA
- a CDS encoding sulfurtransferase: MLISPASLHSHLGDAKYRIIDCRFALNDPEYGRLAYLQDHIPGAVYADLNKDLSAPVIPGKTGRHPLPDVQTFLAWLQQAGITSEDIVVAYDDGPGAYASRLWWLLKWLGHADVRILDGGLKAWRAAGYDLSTEPATPKQGAPYEATPDERLLVTAEELHSKLNDASVNILDARAAPRFAGEMEPIDPVAGHIPNAICAPFEENLTPEGVFKPEEELRRRFATYYAHGKAWEVICYCGSGVTACHNIFSAHLAGYPMPKLYPGSWSEWITDPNHPIAVGNE; the protein is encoded by the coding sequence ATGCTAATTTCCCCTGCATCCCTGCATTCGCATTTGGGCGACGCCAAGTATCGCATTATCGATTGCCGCTTCGCTCTTAACGACCCAGAATACGGACGCCTCGCCTATCTGCAGGACCATATTCCAGGCGCCGTATACGCCGACCTGAATAAGGACTTATCAGCGCCGGTGATTCCAGGTAAAACAGGCCGGCACCCCTTACCGGATGTCCAGACGTTTCTGGCCTGGTTACAGCAGGCGGGCATCACTTCGGAAGATATCGTCGTCGCCTATGACGACGGCCCCGGCGCTTACGCCTCTCGCTTGTGGTGGTTGTTAAAATGGCTCGGTCACGCAGACGTCCGCATTCTGGACGGAGGCCTGAAAGCCTGGCGCGCAGCGGGTTACGACCTGTCCACGGAGCCAGCGACGCCCAAGCAGGGCGCCCCATACGAGGCGACGCCCGACGAGCGCCTGCTGGTGACGGCGGAGGAATTGCACAGCAAGCTGAACGACGCGTCGGTCAATATTCTGGATGCCCGCGCCGCGCCGCGATTCGCAGGAGAGATGGAGCCAATAGACCCTGTGGCCGGACACATCCCCAACGCGATCTGCGCACCCTTTGAAGAAAATCTGACCCCCGAAGGCGTATTCAAGCCAGAAGAAGAATTACGCCGCCGCTTCGCCACCTATTACGCCCACGGCAAAGCCTGGGAAGTCATTTGCTACTGCGGCTCCGGCGTCACCGCCTGCCACAACATCTTCTCCGCCCACCTGGCGGGCTACCCCATGCCCAAACTCTACCCCGGCTCCTGGAGCGAGTGGATCACCGATCCCAACCACCCCATCGCCGTCGGTAACGAATAA
- a CDS encoding ABC transporter ATP-binding protein yields MIQVSNLHVCFGRGTPLEVYALRGVDLTIPQGQFVTVIGSNGAGKSTLLNAIAGEIQPESGKIVIGHQDVTQAPTHKRAKNVARVFQDPKRGTCETLTLEENLALALARGKRRGLRPAIKSVDNKRFKELVARLGLGLEDRLGDQIGLLSGGQRQAMSLLMATLQPIEILLLDEHTAALDPKTAAFVLELTAEIVEREKLTVLMVTHSMQQALDYGDRTLMLHEGKIIFDIEGEQRQSTTIPDLLKLFETKSGRGLADDSLLLG; encoded by the coding sequence ATGATCCAGGTATCCAATCTTCACGTCTGCTTCGGCCGCGGCACGCCGCTGGAAGTCTATGCGCTGAGGGGCGTTGACCTGACTATCCCGCAAGGGCAGTTCGTCACCGTTATTGGCAGCAACGGCGCGGGTAAAAGCACCCTGCTCAACGCCATCGCCGGCGAGATACAGCCGGAGTCCGGCAAAATCGTCATTGGCCATCAGGATGTCACCCAGGCCCCCACTCACAAACGCGCCAAAAATGTCGCACGCGTGTTCCAGGACCCCAAGCGAGGCACTTGTGAAACCCTCACTCTGGAAGAAAACCTGGCCCTGGCTTTGGCGCGGGGCAAACGTCGCGGTTTGCGGCCGGCGATCAAGTCCGTCGACAACAAGCGCTTCAAAGAGCTGGTCGCCCGCCTGGGACTGGGTCTGGAAGATCGCCTGGGCGACCAGATCGGCCTGCTGTCCGGCGGACAGCGTCAGGCTATGAGCCTGCTCATGGCCACTCTGCAGCCCATTGAGATTCTGTTGCTGGACGAACACACCGCCGCTCTCGACCCCAAAACCGCCGCATTTGTTCTGGAACTGACGGCGGAAATCGTCGAGCGGGAAAAACTGACGGTTTTAATGGTGACTCACAGCATGCAGCAGGCGTTGGACTACGGCGACCGCACGCTGATGCTGCACGAAGGCAAAATTATCTTCGATATTGAAGGCGAACAGCGTCAGTCCACCACCATTCCAGATCTGCTGAAACTGTTCGAGACCAAAAGCGGGCGCGGGCTGGCCGACGACTCTCTGCTGCTGGGCTAG